A part of Polynucleobacter sp. MG-Unter2-18 genomic DNA contains:
- a CDS encoding monovalent cation:proton antiporter family protein, with protein MPSVLQLTLILLASAVAGVVIFRYFGLPPILGYLAIGVLIGPHALGLANDSATVKYLAEFGVVFLMFSIGLEFNLHKLRAMRTIVFGLGGSQVILTMLLAVPASLLMNWIYPISWQAAIALGGALAMSSTAIVTKLISDRSEIETEHGRNIIGILLFQDLAVVFLLILLPSLGKNPGDLFLALTAASIKITVALVLIFVIGQTLMSRWFGLVAKLGSQELFMLNLLLIVLGMAGLTEHFGLSLALGAFLAGMLIAETPYRHQVEEDVKPFRDVLLGLFFITVGMLLDFEVIYQQWMLVLLLLIGPLIFKFGLIALLSRAFGSSPGISIRTGLCLAQAGEFGFVLLNQIDGLDLIDPALSQAVLAAMLLSMFGAPFLIQYSDRIAMRFSSNEWLLQSLALTRVAAKSVRTENHVVICGFGRSGQSLARMLDQEKIPYIALDMDPDRVKEAAAAGDNVVYGDASRENYLVAAGLSRAKAVVITYADTPASFKVLHQVERLRPGMTVLVRTKDDADLAKLQAAGATEVVPELIEGSLMMASHVLLIMGVPMRKVVRRITGAREARYSLLRGYFRGVNDEVDTKESWRLHSVTLLPESASIGQTLEELHLENEGVSVQAVRRKVGGSDYFKLELTPELRLQANDILVLSGNSEATDLAESKLLG; from the coding sequence ATGCCGTCAGTCCTTCAGTTAACTCTCATCTTGCTGGCCTCCGCAGTGGCCGGGGTGGTTATTTTCCGCTATTTTGGACTACCCCCTATTTTGGGCTATTTGGCCATTGGTGTCCTCATTGGGCCACATGCCCTTGGTTTGGCCAACGATTCGGCCACAGTCAAGTATTTAGCTGAATTTGGCGTAGTTTTCTTGATGTTCTCCATCGGTCTGGAATTTAACCTGCATAAGCTTCGGGCCATGCGGACCATCGTATTTGGCTTAGGCGGTAGTCAAGTTATTTTGACTATGCTACTGGCAGTCCCGGCCAGCCTCTTGATGAACTGGATTTACCCAATTTCTTGGCAGGCGGCCATTGCACTGGGGGGCGCTTTAGCGATGTCCTCTACAGCCATCGTTACTAAGCTCATCTCTGATCGCTCCGAAATTGAAACCGAACATGGACGCAACATCATCGGTATTTTGCTCTTTCAGGACTTGGCGGTAGTTTTCCTGTTAATTCTGTTGCCCTCGCTAGGCAAGAATCCTGGAGACCTATTTTTAGCCCTGACTGCAGCATCAATCAAGATCACGGTAGCTTTGGTACTTATTTTTGTTATTGGCCAAACCTTGATGAGTCGCTGGTTCGGTTTAGTTGCCAAGCTAGGTTCCCAAGAGTTATTCATGCTTAACCTCTTGCTCATTGTTTTAGGTATGGCAGGGCTGACTGAGCACTTTGGCTTATCGCTAGCGCTCGGTGCTTTCTTGGCCGGGATGTTGATTGCCGAGACGCCTTATCGTCACCAAGTGGAGGAGGACGTTAAGCCATTTAGGGATGTGCTCTTGGGCCTGTTCTTTATTACTGTTGGTATGTTGCTTGATTTCGAAGTGATCTATCAGCAGTGGATGCTGGTCTTGCTCTTATTGATTGGCCCTCTGATTTTCAAGTTCGGTTTGATTGCATTGCTGTCACGTGCTTTTGGCTCAAGTCCAGGTATCTCCATACGGACGGGCTTATGTTTGGCACAGGCTGGTGAATTCGGTTTTGTACTGTTAAATCAAATTGATGGTTTGGATTTAATTGATCCCGCTTTGAGTCAAGCCGTATTAGCAGCAATGCTGCTGTCGATGTTTGGCGCACCATTCTTAATTCAATATAGCGATCGTATCGCGATGCGTTTTTCTAGCAATGAATGGTTATTGCAATCGCTGGCGCTGACACGTGTTGCGGCAAAAAGTGTTCGAACAGAAAACCATGTGGTCATTTGTGGCTTTGGTCGCTCAGGCCAAAGCTTAGCCCGCATGCTTGATCAAGAAAAAATTCCTTACATTGCATTAGATATGGATCCTGATCGCGTAAAGGAGGCTGCTGCTGCCGGAGATAACGTGGTCTATGGCGATGCTAGTCGAGAAAATTATTTAGTAGCTGCCGGCTTGTCAAGAGCAAAAGCAGTGGTGATTACTTATGCGGACACACCAGCTAGTTTTAAAGTCTTACATCAAGTCGAGCGCCTGCGTCCTGGTATGACAGTATTGGTGCGCACTAAAGATGATGCAGATTTAGCTAAGTTACAAGCAGCTGGTGCGACCGAGGTGGTACCGGAGTTGATTGAGGGTAGCTTAATGATGGCGTCCCACGTCTTACTGATAATGGGGGTGCCCATGCGTAAGGTGGTGCGCCGCATTACCGGTGCACGTGAGGCTCGTTATAGCCTGTTGCGTGGCTACTTTCGTGGCGTTAATGATGAGGTGGACACCAAGGAATCGTGGCGCTTGCATTCGGTTACTTTGCTGCCAGAGTCGGCCAGTATCGGACAGACGCTTGAAGAGCTACATCTTGAAAATGAAGGTGTGAGCGTACAGGCAGTCAGGCGAAAAGTGGGCGGCTCCGACTATTTCAAATTGGAGCTTACCCCAGAGTTGCGTTTACAAGCCAATGATATTTTGGTGCTCTCAGGCAATTCAGAAGCGACTGATTTAGCCGAATCTAAATTGCTCGGATGA
- the uvrA gene encoding excinuclease ABC subunit UvrA, with product MNNEIKIRGARTHNLKNINLDIPREKLVVLTGLSGSGKSSLAFDTLYAEGQRRYVESLSAYARQFLQLMEKPDVDTIEGLSPAISIEQKATSHNPRSTVGTVTEIHDYLRLLFARAGTPHCPDHDLPLEAQSVSQMVDTVLAMPEDTKLMILAPVVSERKGEFVDLFQDLQAQGFVRFRVRSGGGTTNTAKAEIFEVDQLPALKKNDKHSIEVVVDRIKVRPDIQQRVAESFETALRLADGKAMIVNMDTGKEMIFSSKFACPICSYSLQELEPRLFSFNNPMGACPSCDGLGHQSFFDPKRIVAHPDLSLASGAIKGWDRRNQFYFKLLQTLAKHGGFDVEKPFETLSKKQQDLILLGSGDITIPFEYINERGKNSVRQHAFEGIVANFERRYRETDSATVREELSRYQNVQTCPSCSGTRLRKEARFVKVGDGKQSRAIYEISALPLKEAKEYFESLELKGAKREIADKIVKEIGSRLRFLNDVGLDYLSLERSADTLSGGEAQRIRLASQIGSGLTGVMYVLDEPSIGLHQRDNDRLIGTLKHLRDLGNSVLVVEHDEDMIRASDYVIDIGPGAGVHGGEVVAEGTPAEVEANPKSLTGAYLSGREWIAVPEKRIPVNDKFLEIIGARGNNLQSVHAKIPVGLLTCVTGVSGSGKSTLINDTLHHAVAQYIYGSNAEPAAHDAIKGLENFDKVISVDQSPIGRTPRSNPATYTGLFTPIRELFCGVPAARERGYEAGRFSFNVKGGRCDACEGDGVIKVEMHFLPDVYVPCDVCHGKRYNRETLDIRYKGKNIHEVLSMTIEQAHEFFEAVPIVKRKLKTLLDVGLGYVKLGQSATTLSGGEAQRVKLSLELSKRDTGRTLYILDEPTTGLHFHDIQLLLTVLQTLKKQGNTIVIIEHNLDVIKTADWIIDLGPKGGAGGGQIIATGTPEEVAKNEASFTGHYLAPLLVRKTAPTKKKK from the coding sequence ATGAATAACGAAATCAAGATCCGCGGTGCCCGCACCCACAACCTCAAAAACATCAATCTCGATATCCCTAGAGAGAAATTAGTCGTTTTGACTGGCCTATCTGGCTCAGGCAAAAGCTCATTGGCTTTTGACACTCTGTATGCCGAAGGTCAGCGTCGCTATGTAGAGTCCTTATCTGCTTATGCCCGCCAATTCTTACAGTTGATGGAAAAGCCCGATGTCGATACGATCGAAGGGCTATCCCCAGCGATCTCGATTGAGCAAAAAGCGACTAGCCATAATCCTCGTTCGACCGTGGGTACGGTCACAGAAATTCATGACTACTTGCGTTTGTTATTCGCACGCGCCGGAACCCCGCATTGCCCAGATCACGATCTTCCATTAGAAGCGCAAAGCGTCTCTCAGATGGTCGATACCGTTTTAGCTATGCCAGAAGACACCAAGCTCATGATCTTGGCTCCCGTGGTGAGCGAGCGCAAGGGTGAATTCGTCGACTTATTTCAAGATCTTCAAGCGCAAGGCTTTGTTCGCTTTCGAGTGCGCTCTGGTGGCGGAACAACCAACACAGCCAAGGCAGAGATCTTTGAAGTAGATCAATTGCCAGCATTAAAGAAGAATGATAAGCACTCAATTGAAGTAGTCGTAGATCGCATTAAAGTGCGTCCTGATATTCAGCAGCGTGTAGCAGAATCTTTTGAAACTGCTCTACGCCTTGCTGACGGCAAAGCCATGATCGTGAATATGGACACCGGCAAGGAGATGATTTTCTCAAGTAAGTTTGCTTGCCCAATTTGCTCCTATTCATTACAAGAGCTTGAGCCACGCCTCTTCTCTTTCAATAACCCGATGGGCGCATGCCCTTCTTGTGATGGCCTGGGCCATCAGTCTTTCTTTGATCCCAAGCGCATTGTTGCCCACCCAGACCTCTCGTTGGCCTCTGGCGCAATTAAAGGCTGGGATCGTCGTAATCAGTTTTATTTCAAGCTCTTACAAACACTTGCTAAACATGGCGGGTTTGATGTCGAGAAACCTTTTGAGACCCTCAGTAAAAAACAACAAGATCTCATTTTGTTGGGCTCTGGTGATATCACTATTCCTTTTGAATACATCAATGAACGTGGCAAAAATAGCGTTCGTCAACATGCCTTTGAAGGCATTGTTGCTAATTTTGAGCGCCGCTATCGCGAAACTGACTCGGCAACTGTTCGAGAAGAATTGTCACGCTATCAAAATGTACAAACCTGCCCATCATGTAGTGGCACTCGTTTGCGCAAAGAAGCGCGTTTTGTCAAAGTGGGTGATGGTAAGCAATCACGCGCAATTTATGAAATCAGCGCCCTGCCCTTGAAAGAGGCTAAAGAATATTTTGAATCTTTGGAACTGAAAGGTGCTAAACGAGAAATTGCTGACAAGATTGTGAAAGAAATTGGCTCACGTCTACGATTTCTAAACGATGTCGGTTTAGACTACCTTTCACTAGAACGCAGTGCCGACACCCTCTCGGGTGGTGAAGCGCAGCGCATTCGCTTGGCCTCTCAGATTGGCTCCGGCCTGACCGGCGTCATGTATGTATTGGATGAGCCCTCTATTGGATTGCATCAGCGTGATAACGATAGACTCATCGGCACCCTGAAGCATTTGCGTGACCTCGGCAATAGCGTGCTGGTAGTTGAGCATGACGAAGATATGATTCGCGCCTCTGACTATGTAATTGATATTGGCCCTGGTGCTGGTGTTCATGGCGGTGAAGTCGTAGCCGAAGGCACTCCCGCAGAAGTAGAGGCTAATCCTAAATCTCTCACGGGCGCCTACTTATCAGGCCGGGAGTGGATCGCCGTTCCTGAAAAACGTATTCCAGTAAATGACAAGTTCTTAGAAATTATTGGCGCACGTGGCAACAACTTGCAATCCGTTCATGCCAAGATTCCTGTCGGCCTATTAACCTGTGTCACTGGTGTATCTGGATCAGGTAAATCCACTCTCATCAACGACACGTTGCACCATGCGGTTGCGCAATACATCTATGGTTCAAATGCCGAACCAGCAGCGCATGATGCGATTAAAGGATTGGAGAACTTTGACAAGGTCATTAGCGTAGACCAATCCCCGATTGGTAGAACCCCACGCTCAAACCCTGCCACTTACACTGGATTATTCACGCCTATCAGAGAGCTCTTTTGTGGCGTACCTGCTGCACGCGAGCGTGGCTATGAAGCAGGACGTTTTTCTTTCAATGTCAAAGGCGGTCGTTGCGATGCCTGTGAAGGTGATGGCGTTATTAAAGTAGAAATGCATTTCTTACCAGATGTATATGTTCCCTGTGATGTCTGTCATGGCAAACGCTACAACCGTGAAACGTTAGACATTCGTTACAAAGGCAAAAATATTCATGAAGTGCTGTCGATGACTATCGAACAAGCACATGAATTCTTTGAAGCGGTTCCAATCGTCAAACGAAAACTGAAAACCTTGCTCGATGTTGGCTTAGGTTATGTGAAGTTAGGTCAAAGCGCCACTACCCTGTCTGGTGGTGAGGCACAACGTGTCAAACTCTCTTTAGAACTTTCCAAACGCGATACCGGTAGGACCCTCTACATCCTGGATGAGCCAACTACGGGCTTGCATTTCCATGACATTCAGTTGTTGCTAACTGTTCTTCAGACCTTGAAGAAACAAGGCAATACCATCGTGATCATTGAGCACAACTTAGACGTGATCAAAACTGCAGATTGGATTATTGACTTGGGACCTAAAGGTGGCGCTGGTGGCGGGCAGATTATTGCTACTGGTACGCCCGAGGAAGTTGCGAAGAATGAGGCCAGCTTTACCGGTCACTACCTAGCACCACTACTAGTTCGTAAAACAGCGCCTACCAAAAAGAAAAAGTAA
- a CDS encoding MFS transporter, giving the protein MNPSELRSTLALAGIFGLRMLGLFLLLPVFSIHAKDLPGGDQAFLIGLTLGIFNIVQACFHIPLGRLSDRIGRKKVVLWGLSLFVAGALICAAKDDLLWIAIGRGIMGAGAISAAVSAWVADLTREQVRSQAMALVGVSISLSFAVSLVVAAPLYRMISLSGMFLVLAILGAIAMLVAYFVLPNNKPEVYAQQDSLKQVFLRPELMRLNVGVFVLNATQVAMFLVVPRLLEQAGFPLSAHWQVYLSVVLLSFVFMVPLLIYGEKKQRIRLVLLIAIVLLIIAEIIFTQAASVMLIAVALLVYFVGFNLLEALQPSLVTRYAKESKGTALGVYNTTQSIGLFTGAAIGGWLMDAHGNLSVFVMGAALLLCWLIIAWSMRELPAKVVDSKDLTAKA; this is encoded by the coding sequence ATGAATCCTTCTGAACTTCGCTCCACTTTAGCCTTGGCAGGCATCTTTGGCCTCCGAATGCTAGGCCTTTTTCTGCTTTTGCCCGTCTTTAGCATCCATGCCAAAGACTTGCCTGGAGGCGACCAGGCGTTCCTAATAGGCTTAACACTGGGCATTTTCAATATTGTTCAGGCCTGCTTCCATATTCCCTTGGGTAGGCTTTCTGATCGAATCGGTCGAAAAAAAGTCGTTTTATGGGGTCTTTCCTTATTTGTTGCTGGAGCATTGATTTGCGCAGCAAAGGACGATTTGCTTTGGATCGCCATTGGGAGGGGCATTATGGGCGCTGGAGCAATTTCTGCAGCAGTCTCTGCTTGGGTTGCTGACCTCACTCGGGAGCAAGTGCGCAGTCAAGCCATGGCCTTGGTCGGCGTAAGTATTTCATTATCGTTTGCTGTTTCGCTGGTTGTTGCTGCCCCGCTTTATCGCATGATTAGCTTAAGCGGGATGTTTTTGGTATTGGCAATCTTAGGCGCTATAGCGATGTTAGTAGCTTATTTTGTATTGCCAAATAACAAGCCTGAAGTTTATGCACAGCAAGATTCACTGAAGCAGGTATTTCTGCGCCCAGAGCTCATGCGCCTCAATGTGGGCGTGTTTGTTTTAAACGCCACCCAAGTAGCTATGTTTTTAGTAGTGCCGCGCCTATTAGAGCAAGCGGGATTTCCGCTGAGTGCACACTGGCAAGTCTATCTTTCAGTCGTCTTACTCTCTTTTGTGTTTATGGTTCCACTCTTAATCTACGGTGAGAAAAAACAACGCATACGACTTGTTTTATTAATAGCCATCGTTCTTCTGATTATTGCTGAAATCATCTTCACACAAGCCGCATCCGTGATGCTGATTGCAGTGGCATTGCTAGTTTACTTTGTGGGCTTTAACCTCCTGGAGGCGCTACAACCCTCATTAGTGACTCGTTATGCAAAAGAATCCAAGGGAACTGCTCTGGGCGTTTACAACACTACCCAGTCGATAGGCCTCTTTACAGGGGCCGCTATCGGCGGTTGGTTAATGGATGCCCATGGTAATTTATCGGTCTTTGTCATGGGTGCAGCATTGCTTTTATGCTGGCTTATAATTGCTTGGTCGATGCGCGAATTACCTGCAAAAGTAGTGGATTCAAAGGATTTAACTGCAAAGGCATAG
- the ssb gene encoding single-stranded DNA-binding protein, with translation MASVNKVIIVGNVGRDPETRYMPSGDAVTNISVATSDRYKDKQSGEMKETTEWHRVAFFGKLAEIAGQYLKKGSQVYVEGRLRTRKWTDASGQEKYSTEIVAETMQMLGGKPVGGSGDGGESYSRSKPVENSAPASSNAASLGAMDDDIPF, from the coding sequence ATGGCTTCAGTAAATAAGGTCATCATTGTAGGTAACGTAGGACGTGATCCAGAAACGCGTTATATGCCAAGCGGCGACGCAGTAACTAATATTTCAGTAGCGACATCAGATCGTTACAAAGATAAGCAGTCTGGCGAAATGAAAGAAACCACAGAATGGCACCGTGTTGCATTCTTTGGAAAACTTGCAGAGATCGCTGGTCAATATCTCAAAAAAGGTTCACAGGTTTATGTAGAAGGTCGTTTACGCACACGTAAGTGGACTGATGCTAGTGGCCAAGAAAAATACTCCACTGAGATCGTTGCAGAAACAATGCAAATGTTGGGTGGCAAGCCAGTCGGTGGCAGCGGTGATGGTGGTGAAAGCTACAGCCGCTCAAAGCCGGTTGAGAATTCTGCGCCAGCATCTTCTAATGCGGCATCCCTTGGCGCAATGGATGACGATATCCCGTTTTAA
- a CDS encoding SIS domain-containing protein, translating to MIAKTRDRTLKLARDTLTIEAAALHTMCDRLEGANADALVLAVDLLHSCKGRIVVSGIGKSGHIARKIAATFASTGSPAFFVHPAEASHGDLGMVTRDDVFVALSNSGETDELLTIVPIVKRTGAKLIALTGAPNSSLAKLADAHLDTSVEKEACPLNLAPTTSTTAALAMGDALAVALLDARGFQAEDFQRSHPGGRLGRKQLMHVSEVMRSFDETPKIAISASLQDALLEMTAKRMGMVVTLDKANKVAGIFTDGDLRRLLEKSTNLDGLTLEKAITAAPRTIPPELLAEEAIEMMEKHRINHLVVTDPAGALLGALNLHDLFAAKVI from the coding sequence ATGATAGCTAAGACTCGTGACCGAACCCTAAAGCTTGCACGCGATACCCTCACGATTGAGGCTGCTGCACTGCACACCATGTGCGATCGCCTTGAAGGTGCAAACGCCGATGCCCTCGTATTGGCAGTCGATCTGCTGCACTCCTGCAAAGGCCGCATTGTCGTCTCTGGAATTGGTAAATCAGGGCATATTGCTCGCAAGATTGCCGCCACATTTGCCTCTACAGGCTCCCCCGCTTTTTTTGTTCATCCCGCTGAAGCTAGTCATGGTGATCTAGGGATGGTGACTCGTGATGACGTCTTTGTTGCACTCTCCAATTCCGGCGAGACTGATGAATTGCTCACCATTGTGCCGATCGTCAAGCGTACTGGAGCAAAACTGATTGCACTGACTGGTGCACCAAATTCCTCTTTGGCAAAGTTAGCCGATGCCCATTTAGACACTAGTGTTGAAAAAGAGGCTTGCCCACTTAACCTTGCCCCAACCACCAGTACAACCGCAGCCCTCGCTATGGGCGATGCCCTAGCTGTTGCCCTTCTGGATGCTCGTGGATTTCAGGCAGAGGATTTCCAGCGCTCACACCCAGGTGGCCGCTTAGGTCGCAAACAGCTCATGCATGTCAGCGAAGTCATGCGAAGCTTTGATGAGACTCCTAAGATTGCAATCTCCGCTTCCCTGCAAGATGCTTTACTTGAAATGACTGCCAAACGTATGGGTATGGTTGTTACTCTAGATAAAGCAAACAAAGTTGCCGGTATCTTTACAGATGGTGACTTACGTCGCCTGCTTGAGAAAAGCACCAATTTAGATGGCCTCACTTTAGAAAAAGCGATTACTGCAGCACCGCGCACAATTCCACCCGAGTTATTAGCAGAGGAAGCTATCGAGATGATGGAAAAGCATCGCATCAATCATTTGGTAGTGACCGATCCTGCAGGCGCATTACTCGGAGCACTCAACCTCCATGATTTATTTGCCGCCAAAGTTATTTAA
- a CDS encoding HAD family hydrolase, translating to MPTVFHAHNTNPLSQYPQAWDRAGTVKLLVLDVDGVLTNGQVFIGENGKESLKAFDIQDGLGIKLLEKIGIPTAIITGRSSKMVLARCDELGIKHVHMGVEDKAIALKNILQSLGLQSSDCAVMGDDWPDFQMMKSAGLKICPAQGHDAVKESVHFVTTRSGGSGAVREVCDLILKAQNRYEELLSQARA from the coding sequence ATGCCAACCGTCTTTCACGCTCACAACACCAATCCTCTGAGCCAATATCCGCAGGCCTGGGATCGTGCTGGGACGGTAAAACTTCTCGTCCTAGATGTCGATGGCGTCTTGACTAATGGCCAAGTTTTTATTGGCGAGAATGGCAAAGAATCCTTGAAGGCTTTTGATATTCAGGATGGTTTGGGAATCAAGTTGTTGGAAAAAATAGGTATTCCAACAGCCATCATTACAGGGCGTAGCTCCAAAATGGTTTTGGCACGTTGCGATGAGCTTGGCATCAAGCATGTACACATGGGTGTTGAAGATAAGGCTATAGCCTTAAAAAACATACTGCAATCTCTCGGACTACAGTCTAGTGATTGTGCAGTAATGGGTGATGACTGGCCTGATTTTCAAATGATGAAGTCTGCAGGCCTGAAGATATGCCCAGCGCAAGGACATGACGCTGTAAAAGAAAGCGTGCACTTTGTCACTACTCGATCCGGCGGTAGTGGCGCGGTACGTGAAGTTTGTGATCTGATCTTGAAGGCGCAAAACCGTTATGAGGAATTACTTTCCCAGGCGCGCGCTTAA
- the lptC gene encoding LPS export ABC transporter periplasmic protein LptC, which produces MELNTQKIKLSIWRTSLRLMPLILMGTLTLVTFWLVKKSAPAEKSAIERVRLHEPDYIISNGALSALNESGDTKYRVLGKKVIHYDDDASIDIETPRIRLFPPEKSPVTVKADKGHLDGDLTILDLIDNAEIFRPQQAASASEPARPRMLARSSYFQVLINDDIIKTDKPITLEQGVSVMKSTDGGVFNNIEQSMVLSGQVKGRIERVQPGAQQ; this is translated from the coding sequence ATGGAATTGAATACCCAAAAAATCAAACTGAGCATCTGGCGTACATCCTTACGTCTGATGCCTTTGATTCTGATGGGCACGCTCACTCTGGTCACATTTTGGTTAGTTAAGAAAAGTGCACCGGCAGAAAAATCGGCAATTGAGCGTGTGCGCCTTCATGAGCCTGACTATATTATTAGCAATGGTGCCTTATCTGCCCTTAATGAATCAGGTGATACTAAATATCGTGTGCTAGGTAAGAAAGTGATTCACTATGATGATGATGCTTCAATCGATATTGAGACACCGCGCATACGCCTGTTCCCGCCTGAAAAGTCACCGGTGACCGTTAAAGCAGACAAAGGTCATTTAGATGGTGACCTCACGATTTTGGATCTAATTGATAACGCCGAAATATTTCGACCGCAACAGGCTGCATCAGCAAGTGAACCCGCGAGACCGCGTATGCTTGCGCGCTCTTCATATTTCCAAGTGCTCATTAATGATGACATTATTAAAACTGATAAACCCATTACGCTTGAGCAAGGGGTTTCTGTGATGAAATCAACTGATGGCGGTGTATTTAATAATATCGAGCAAAGTATGGTTTTATCTGGGCAGGTAAAGGGGCGTATCGAGCGCGTTCAACCTGGAGCACAGCAATGA
- a CDS encoding 5'-nucleotidase codes for MSYTLTGKLVVAISSRALFDFEEENRIFESTDDSAYMKLQLERLSEAAQTGVAFPLVKKLLAFNEEGEQRVEVVILSRNDPVSGLRVFRSAEHHGLHLERGVFTRGRPPYHYLRSLHANLFLSANEDDVRATIDAGFPAARVYPESSKTAESHPNEIRIAFDGDAVLFSDEAEQVFQSEGLVAFVDHESKKAAIPLPPGPFKPLLEALHSLQRTTSEKGMRIRTALVTARSAPAHERAIRTLMAWGVDVDEAMFLGGLSKSEFLREFEPDFFFDDQTGHCQSAASVAPTGHVVSGVSNKPKN; via the coding sequence ATGTCATACACACTTACCGGAAAACTCGTTGTGGCGATTTCATCGCGCGCACTTTTTGATTTTGAGGAAGAGAATCGCATCTTTGAATCCACTGATGACAGCGCCTATATGAAGCTGCAATTAGAGCGCCTGTCTGAGGCCGCTCAAACAGGCGTTGCTTTTCCATTGGTAAAGAAGTTATTGGCCTTCAATGAAGAAGGTGAGCAACGTGTCGAGGTAGTGATTCTCTCTCGCAATGACCCGGTTAGCGGCTTGCGTGTGTTTCGTTCGGCTGAACACCATGGCCTTCATTTAGAGCGTGGTGTATTCACTAGGGGTCGTCCGCCCTATCACTACTTGCGCTCTTTACATGCTAATTTGTTTCTCTCGGCAAATGAAGATGATGTGCGTGCCACAATTGACGCAGGCTTTCCTGCTGCGCGCGTATACCCAGAATCGAGTAAGACTGCAGAGTCCCATCCGAATGAAATCCGCATCGCATTTGACGGAGATGCCGTTCTCTTTTCCGATGAAGCTGAACAAGTCTTTCAGAGCGAAGGTTTAGTAGCCTTTGTCGATCATGAAAGCAAAAAAGCTGCGATCCCTCTGCCGCCGGGCCCATTCAAACCTTTGCTAGAAGCACTCCATAGTTTGCAACGCACCACTAGCGAGAAAGGGATGCGCATTCGCACTGCCTTGGTAACGGCTCGCTCTGCACCTGCACATGAACGTGCTATTCGCACCTTAATGGCTTGGGGTGTTGATGTTGACGAAGCCATGTTCCTTGGTGGACTTTCCAAAAGTGAATTCCTCCGCGAGTTCGAGCCAGACTTTTTCTTTGATGATCAAACAGGTCACTGCCAATCTGCTGCTTCAGTAGCGCCGACTGGTCACGTGGTATCTGGTGTATCTAATAAACCTAAAAACTAA
- the queF gene encoding NADPH-dependent 7-cyano-7-deazaguanine reductase QueF (Catalyzes the NADPH-dependent reduction of 7-cyano-7-deazaguanine (preQ0) to 7-aminomethyl-7-deazaguanine (preQ1) in queuosine biosynthesis): MSTLSLGQATPYPDQYDPSLLFPIPRSENRLKLNIKPNQALPFVGVDIWNAFELSWLNKKGKPQIALAEFQVPADSPNMIESKSFKLYLNSFNSARFEDEAEVRERLITDLSAVAGSKITTRIHSPEAVAKKGMQEMNGVLMDRLDIEIDPSLSADPALLQVNESFGPIEQCLVSHLLKSNCPVTGQPDWASVQIRYQGRPILEEGLLRYLIGFRQLGEFHEHCVETIFTDIKRQCKPEKLSVYARYTRRGGLDINPFRTDHNSPWPENIRHARQ, encoded by the coding sequence ATGTCCACACTTTCGCTTGGTCAAGCAACGCCCTATCCCGATCAATATGATCCGAGCTTGCTATTTCCGATTCCCCGCTCCGAGAATCGCCTCAAGCTCAACATCAAACCAAATCAAGCTCTACCTTTTGTAGGGGTAGATATTTGGAATGCTTTTGAGCTTAGTTGGCTCAATAAAAAAGGTAAACCTCAAATTGCCTTAGCAGAATTTCAAGTTCCAGCCGATTCGCCAAATATGATCGAGTCCAAGTCATTCAAGCTGTACCTCAATAGTTTCAATAGCGCTCGTTTTGAAGATGAAGCAGAAGTTCGCGAACGATTGATCACTGATTTATCAGCAGTAGCAGGCAGCAAGATCACTACTCGCATTCATTCACCTGAAGCAGTTGCCAAAAAAGGAATGCAGGAGATGAATGGCGTTCTGATGGATCGCCTTGATATCGAGATCGATCCAAGCTTATCTGCAGATCCCGCCTTGCTGCAGGTGAATGAATCTTTTGGGCCAATCGAGCAATGCCTGGTTTCCCATTTACTCAAATCCAATTGCCCGGTGACTGGTCAACCAGATTGGGCTAGTGTGCAAATTCGTTACCAAGGCCGTCCGATTTTGGAAGAAGGCTTACTGCGCTATCTCATCGGCTTTCGGCAATTGGGTGAGTTTCATGAGCATTGTGTCGAGACGATCTTTACGGATATCAAACGCCAGTGCAAACCAGAGAAACTCTCTGTCTACGCGCGCTACACACGACGTGGTGGGCTCGATATCAATCCCTTCCGCACTGATCATAATTCGCCTTGGCCGGAAAACATTCGCCATGCAAGGCAGTAA